A region from the Salvia splendens isolate huo1 chromosome 15, SspV2, whole genome shotgun sequence genome encodes:
- the LOC121769280 gene encoding WPP domain-interacting tail-anchored protein 2-like isoform X3, whose protein sequence is MNYRMVTNGMADFTSDIADPVVQKFLHRGLPNTPEDDGAFQNAMMVSSEVDASLAYSSEKLANLENLLLRVLAAEVDIGDVNFQDDNISAEFVEKAFTFDLLYAILNFELRGLDHVMAGLQDLTVDALNKMSSSEHSAEVAGKLHGSENVLKRFQDRVLRIKIQLAKLQLTSFVFNKSEYKHDWDLGVKEELHLATAEWKPQMRIVEQRRVLRMLEISLAREVELEKKLMEVRQNEEDFKSKICLREQVAVAMEEAAEAAWGSFLEADNRAEVLMGISKEMMLKLQFFDPNISNTNKREEELKLKLQDCVKQLNEKGALILKLNSSNARHAADNAEVTALRERVQTLEGKLRQTESRLAEANLSSERIQQELKIRDDEIESVKENIYAAESRAESAEEKVSQLTDSNLELTEEVDFLKGSNGSNTKKISLLEKQLRDLDIQLQHARASSEASQEQQNMLYTAIWDMETLIDELKQKVTEAESKTMISEEQRVILSEVNSDLNKELDFRRSKLGFMEASLDKAALQKRSIAKDISIKSSVIMDMVMQLPVERERIQKQLASLMKENKLLRGTLRNQAKIAPLILQYEKSYDDQESLSSGLDSGNVESAENSRDKATETTLENFEVEKANTSSSSLDESGTGLSSLADESTSSVLDMEAESLVSKHRSRKVYLVMATLVVLVPSLAALLFHE, encoded by the exons ATGAACTATAGAATGGTTACGAATGGCATGGCGGATTTTACATCTGATATCGCTGATCCAGTCGTGCAAAAGTTCTTGCACAGAGGCCTCCCGAACACACCTGAAGATGACGGGGCATTTCAGAATGCCATGATGGTGTCGTCTGAAGTGGATGCGAGCTTAGCATACTCTTCGGAGAAGTTAGCAAACTTGGAGAATCTTCTACTGCGTGTCTTAGCTGCGGAAGTTGACATCGGTGATGTCAATTTCCAGGATGATAACATCTCTGCGGAATTCGTTGAAAAGGCTTTCACATTTGATCTGCTTTATGCCATACTGAATTTTGAACTGAGAGGGCTTGACCATGTAATGGCCGGTCTTCAAGATCTCACCGTTGACGCCCTTAATAAGATGTCTTCTAGCGAACATTCAGCGGAAGTGGCAGGAAAATTGCACGGTTCTGAGAATGTACTAAAACGATTCCAAGATCGTGTTCTGCGGATCAAGATTCAATTAGCTAAGTTGCAGTTGACATCGTTCGTTTTCAACAAAAGCGAAT ATAAGCATGACTGGGATTTGGGTGTCAAGGAAGAACTTCATCTTGCAACGGCCGAATGGAAGCCTCAAATGCGGATTGTTGAACAGAGGCGTGTTCTCAGAATGCTGGAAATCTCTCTTGCGAGAGAGGTGGAGCTCGAAAAGAAGCTGATGGAGGTCAGACAAAACGAAGAAGATTTCAAATCGAAGATATGCTTAAGAGAGCAAGTTGCTGTCGCGATGGAGGAGGCAGCAGAGGCCGCTTGGGGCAGCTTCTTGGAGGCGGATAACAGAGCTGAAGTGCTGATGGGAATTTCAAAAGAAATGATGTTGAAACTTCAATTTTTCGATCCAAATATTTCCAACACGAACAAGAGAGAAGAAGAACTGAAACTGAAGCTGCAAGACTGCGTTAAGCAGTTGAACGAAAAGGGGGCTTTGATTCTAAAGCTAAATTCTAGCAATGCACGGCATGCAGCTGATAATGCCGAAGTGACAGCTCTTAGAGAAAGAGTTCAAACGCTCGAGGGAAAGCTGAGGCAAACTGAATCCCGACTTGCAGAAGCTAACCTTTCGAGCGAAAGGATTCAGCAGGAACTCAAAATAAGGGACGATGAAATCGAGTCTGTTAAGGAAAACATATATGCTGCAGAAAGTAGGGCTGAAAGTGCAGAGGAAAAAGTTTCTCAATTAACGGACTCGAATCTGGAGTTGACAGAAGAGGTCGACTTTCTCAAAGGTAGCAATGGTAGCAACACGAAGAAGATTAGCTTACTCGAGAAGCAGTTAAGGGATTTAGATATCCAACTGCAGCATGCTAGGGCATCCTCAGAAGCAAGCCAAGAACAGCAGAACATGTTATATACTGCTATCTGGGATATGGAAACATTAATCGACGAGCTGAAACAAAAGGTCACAGAAGCTGAAAGTAAGACTATGATTTCTGAGGAGCAGCGTGTCATTCTGTCTGAAGTGAATTCGGACCTGAACAAAGAACTAGACTTTCGACGATCTAAATTGGGATTCATGGAGGCATCTTTGGACAAAGCTGCTCTTCAGAAAAGATCGATCGCTAAAGACATCAGCATCAAAAGTAGTGTAATCATGGATATGGTTATGCAGTTACCAGTAGAGAGGGAACGTATACAGAAACAG TTAGCCTCCTTGATGAAGGAAAACAAATTGTTGAGAGGAACACTACGGAATCAAGCAAAGATCGCACCTCTTATCCTGCAATACGAAAAAAGTTATGATGATCAAGAATCGCTGTCTTCGGGGCTTGATTCGGGTAATGTAGAATCTGCAGAGAATTCTCGGGATAAGGCCACAGAGACTACATTAGAAAATTTTGAG GTGGAAAAGGCAAACACGAGTTCTTCTTCCCTTGATGAGAGTGGGACGGGGTTGTCCAGTTTGGCTGACGAAAGCACAAGTTCAGTTCTCGACATGGAGGCTGAGAGCTTGGTTTCGAAACATAGATCTCGAAAAGTGTATCTAGTCATGGCAACTCTTGTTGTGTTGGTACCCAGTTTGGCGGCGCTTTTGTTCCATGAATGA
- the LOC121769280 gene encoding WPP domain-interacting tail-anchored protein 2-like isoform X2 produces MRKDTHSHSFISVKPRMNYRMVTNGMADFTSDIADPVVQKFLHRGLPNTPEDDGAFQNAMMVSSEVDASLAYSSEKLANLENLLLRVLAAEVDIGDVNFQDDNISAEFVEKAFTFDLLYAILNFELRGLDHVMAGLQDLTVDALNKMSSSEHSAEVAGKLHGSENVLKRFQDRVLRIKIQLAKLQLTSFVFNKSEYKHDWDLGVKEELHLATAEWKPQMRIVEQRRVLRMLEISLAREVELEKKLMEVRQNEEDFKSKICLREQVAVAMEEAAEAAWGSFLEADNRAEVLMGISKEMMLKLQFFDPNISNTNKREEELKLKLQDCVKQLNEKGALILKLNSSNARHAADNAEVTALRERVQTLEGKLRQTESRLAEANLSSERIQQELKIRDDEIESVKENIYAAESRAESAEEKVSQLTDSNLELTEEVDFLKGSNGSNTKKISLLEKQLRDLDIQLQHARASSEASQEQQNMLYTAIWDMETLIDELKQKVTEAESKTMISEEQRVILSEVNSDLNKELDFRRSKLGFMEASLDKAALQKRSIAKDISIKSSVIMDMVMQLPVERERIQKQLASLMKENKLLRGTLRNQAKIAPLILQYEKSYDDQESLSSGLDSGNVESAENSRDKATETTLENFEVEKANTSSSSLDESGTGLSSLADESTSSVLDMEAESLVSKHRSRKVYLVMATLVVLVPSLAALLFHE; encoded by the exons ATGCGAAAGGACACCCACTCTCATTCATTCATTTCTGTAAAG CCTCGAATGAACTATAGAATGGTTACGAATGGCATGGCGGATTTTACATCTGATATCGCTGATCCAGTCGTGCAAAAGTTCTTGCACAGAGGCCTCCCGAACACACCTGAAGATGACGGGGCATTTCAGAATGCCATGATGGTGTCGTCTGAAGTGGATGCGAGCTTAGCATACTCTTCGGAGAAGTTAGCAAACTTGGAGAATCTTCTACTGCGTGTCTTAGCTGCGGAAGTTGACATCGGTGATGTCAATTTCCAGGATGATAACATCTCTGCGGAATTCGTTGAAAAGGCTTTCACATTTGATCTGCTTTATGCCATACTGAATTTTGAACTGAGAGGGCTTGACCATGTAATGGCCGGTCTTCAAGATCTCACCGTTGACGCCCTTAATAAGATGTCTTCTAGCGAACATTCAGCGGAAGTGGCAGGAAAATTGCACGGTTCTGAGAATGTACTAAAACGATTCCAAGATCGTGTTCTGCGGATCAAGATTCAATTAGCTAAGTTGCAGTTGACATCGTTCGTTTTCAACAAAAGCGAAT ATAAGCATGACTGGGATTTGGGTGTCAAGGAAGAACTTCATCTTGCAACGGCCGAATGGAAGCCTCAAATGCGGATTGTTGAACAGAGGCGTGTTCTCAGAATGCTGGAAATCTCTCTTGCGAGAGAGGTGGAGCTCGAAAAGAAGCTGATGGAGGTCAGACAAAACGAAGAAGATTTCAAATCGAAGATATGCTTAAGAGAGCAAGTTGCTGTCGCGATGGAGGAGGCAGCAGAGGCCGCTTGGGGCAGCTTCTTGGAGGCGGATAACAGAGCTGAAGTGCTGATGGGAATTTCAAAAGAAATGATGTTGAAACTTCAATTTTTCGATCCAAATATTTCCAACACGAACAAGAGAGAAGAAGAACTGAAACTGAAGCTGCAAGACTGCGTTAAGCAGTTGAACGAAAAGGGGGCTTTGATTCTAAAGCTAAATTCTAGCAATGCACGGCATGCAGCTGATAATGCCGAAGTGACAGCTCTTAGAGAAAGAGTTCAAACGCTCGAGGGAAAGCTGAGGCAAACTGAATCCCGACTTGCAGAAGCTAACCTTTCGAGCGAAAGGATTCAGCAGGAACTCAAAATAAGGGACGATGAAATCGAGTCTGTTAAGGAAAACATATATGCTGCAGAAAGTAGGGCTGAAAGTGCAGAGGAAAAAGTTTCTCAATTAACGGACTCGAATCTGGAGTTGACAGAAGAGGTCGACTTTCTCAAAGGTAGCAATGGTAGCAACACGAAGAAGATTAGCTTACTCGAGAAGCAGTTAAGGGATTTAGATATCCAACTGCAGCATGCTAGGGCATCCTCAGAAGCAAGCCAAGAACAGCAGAACATGTTATATACTGCTATCTGGGATATGGAAACATTAATCGACGAGCTGAAACAAAAGGTCACAGAAGCTGAAAGTAAGACTATGATTTCTGAGGAGCAGCGTGTCATTCTGTCTGAAGTGAATTCGGACCTGAACAAAGAACTAGACTTTCGACGATCTAAATTGGGATTCATGGAGGCATCTTTGGACAAAGCTGCTCTTCAGAAAAGATCGATCGCTAAAGACATCAGCATCAAAAGTAGTGTAATCATGGATATGGTTATGCAGTTACCAGTAGAGAGGGAACGTATACAGAAACAG TTAGCCTCCTTGATGAAGGAAAACAAATTGTTGAGAGGAACACTACGGAATCAAGCAAAGATCGCACCTCTTATCCTGCAATACGAAAAAAGTTATGATGATCAAGAATCGCTGTCTTCGGGGCTTGATTCGGGTAATGTAGAATCTGCAGAGAATTCTCGGGATAAGGCCACAGAGACTACATTAGAAAATTTTGAG GTGGAAAAGGCAAACACGAGTTCTTCTTCCCTTGATGAGAGTGGGACGGGGTTGTCCAGTTTGGCTGACGAAAGCACAAGTTCAGTTCTCGACATGGAGGCTGAGAGCTTGGTTTCGAAACATAGATCTCGAAAAGTGTATCTAGTCATGGCAACTCTTGTTGTGTTGGTACCCAGTTTGGCGGCGCTTTTGTTCCATGAATGA
- the LOC121767538 gene encoding serotonin N-acetyltransferase 2, chloroplastic-like, which produces MLLHNHILPLRLPSSRNRNGRRAATTGSFSLSDESLSSRGFTFHRSAENLNLEQLNSVFAAVGFPRRDPEKIRVALEHTEPLVWVEYEKTKRPVAFARATGDGVFNAIIWDVVVDPSFQGFGLGKAVMERILTALLDKGITNIALYSEPRVLGFYRPLGFVADPDGIRGMVYSRKNKSKT; this is translated from the coding sequence ATGCTCCTCCACAATCACATCCTACCACTCCGGCTGCCGAGCAGCCGCAACCGCAACGGCCGTCGGGCAGCGACAACGGGCAGCTTCTCGTTGTCGGACGAGTCGCTTTCCTCCCGCGGGTTCACGTTCCACCGCAGCGCAGAGAATCTGAACCTTGAGCAGCTGAACTCCGTGTTCGCCGCCGTGGGATTCCCGCGTCGCGACCCGGAAAAGATCCGGGTGGCGCTGGAGCACACGGAGCCGCTGGTGTGGGTGGAGTACGAGAAGACGAAGAGGCCGGTGGCGTTCGCGAGAGCGACCGGCGACGGCGTGTTCAACGCGATCATATGGGACGTGGTGGTGGACCCCAGCTTCCAAGGCTTCGGCCTCGGAAAGGCTGTGATGGAGAGGATCCTCACAGCCCTGTTAGACAAGGGGATTACCAACATCGCCTTGTATTCGGAGCCTCGGGTCCTCGGGTTTTACCGCCCGCTCGGGTTTGTAGCCGACCCGGATGGCATCCGGGGAATGGTCTACTCTAGGAAGAATAAATCAAAAACTTAA
- the LOC121769280 gene encoding WPP domain-interacting tail-anchored protein 2-like isoform X1, translating into MRKDTHSHSFISVKVKPRMNYRMVTNGMADFTSDIADPVVQKFLHRGLPNTPEDDGAFQNAMMVSSEVDASLAYSSEKLANLENLLLRVLAAEVDIGDVNFQDDNISAEFVEKAFTFDLLYAILNFELRGLDHVMAGLQDLTVDALNKMSSSEHSAEVAGKLHGSENVLKRFQDRVLRIKIQLAKLQLTSFVFNKSEYKHDWDLGVKEELHLATAEWKPQMRIVEQRRVLRMLEISLAREVELEKKLMEVRQNEEDFKSKICLREQVAVAMEEAAEAAWGSFLEADNRAEVLMGISKEMMLKLQFFDPNISNTNKREEELKLKLQDCVKQLNEKGALILKLNSSNARHAADNAEVTALRERVQTLEGKLRQTESRLAEANLSSERIQQELKIRDDEIESVKENIYAAESRAESAEEKVSQLTDSNLELTEEVDFLKGSNGSNTKKISLLEKQLRDLDIQLQHARASSEASQEQQNMLYTAIWDMETLIDELKQKVTEAESKTMISEEQRVILSEVNSDLNKELDFRRSKLGFMEASLDKAALQKRSIAKDISIKSSVIMDMVMQLPVERERIQKQLASLMKENKLLRGTLRNQAKIAPLILQYEKSYDDQESLSSGLDSGNVESAENSRDKATETTLENFEVEKANTSSSSLDESGTGLSSLADESTSSVLDMEAESLVSKHRSRKVYLVMATLVVLVPSLAALLFHE; encoded by the exons ATGCGAAAGGACACCCACTCTCATTCATTCATTTCTGTAAAGGTTAAG CCTCGAATGAACTATAGAATGGTTACGAATGGCATGGCGGATTTTACATCTGATATCGCTGATCCAGTCGTGCAAAAGTTCTTGCACAGAGGCCTCCCGAACACACCTGAAGATGACGGGGCATTTCAGAATGCCATGATGGTGTCGTCTGAAGTGGATGCGAGCTTAGCATACTCTTCGGAGAAGTTAGCAAACTTGGAGAATCTTCTACTGCGTGTCTTAGCTGCGGAAGTTGACATCGGTGATGTCAATTTCCAGGATGATAACATCTCTGCGGAATTCGTTGAAAAGGCTTTCACATTTGATCTGCTTTATGCCATACTGAATTTTGAACTGAGAGGGCTTGACCATGTAATGGCCGGTCTTCAAGATCTCACCGTTGACGCCCTTAATAAGATGTCTTCTAGCGAACATTCAGCGGAAGTGGCAGGAAAATTGCACGGTTCTGAGAATGTACTAAAACGATTCCAAGATCGTGTTCTGCGGATCAAGATTCAATTAGCTAAGTTGCAGTTGACATCGTTCGTTTTCAACAAAAGCGAAT ATAAGCATGACTGGGATTTGGGTGTCAAGGAAGAACTTCATCTTGCAACGGCCGAATGGAAGCCTCAAATGCGGATTGTTGAACAGAGGCGTGTTCTCAGAATGCTGGAAATCTCTCTTGCGAGAGAGGTGGAGCTCGAAAAGAAGCTGATGGAGGTCAGACAAAACGAAGAAGATTTCAAATCGAAGATATGCTTAAGAGAGCAAGTTGCTGTCGCGATGGAGGAGGCAGCAGAGGCCGCTTGGGGCAGCTTCTTGGAGGCGGATAACAGAGCTGAAGTGCTGATGGGAATTTCAAAAGAAATGATGTTGAAACTTCAATTTTTCGATCCAAATATTTCCAACACGAACAAGAGAGAAGAAGAACTGAAACTGAAGCTGCAAGACTGCGTTAAGCAGTTGAACGAAAAGGGGGCTTTGATTCTAAAGCTAAATTCTAGCAATGCACGGCATGCAGCTGATAATGCCGAAGTGACAGCTCTTAGAGAAAGAGTTCAAACGCTCGAGGGAAAGCTGAGGCAAACTGAATCCCGACTTGCAGAAGCTAACCTTTCGAGCGAAAGGATTCAGCAGGAACTCAAAATAAGGGACGATGAAATCGAGTCTGTTAAGGAAAACATATATGCTGCAGAAAGTAGGGCTGAAAGTGCAGAGGAAAAAGTTTCTCAATTAACGGACTCGAATCTGGAGTTGACAGAAGAGGTCGACTTTCTCAAAGGTAGCAATGGTAGCAACACGAAGAAGATTAGCTTACTCGAGAAGCAGTTAAGGGATTTAGATATCCAACTGCAGCATGCTAGGGCATCCTCAGAAGCAAGCCAAGAACAGCAGAACATGTTATATACTGCTATCTGGGATATGGAAACATTAATCGACGAGCTGAAACAAAAGGTCACAGAAGCTGAAAGTAAGACTATGATTTCTGAGGAGCAGCGTGTCATTCTGTCTGAAGTGAATTCGGACCTGAACAAAGAACTAGACTTTCGACGATCTAAATTGGGATTCATGGAGGCATCTTTGGACAAAGCTGCTCTTCAGAAAAGATCGATCGCTAAAGACATCAGCATCAAAAGTAGTGTAATCATGGATATGGTTATGCAGTTACCAGTAGAGAGGGAACGTATACAGAAACAG TTAGCCTCCTTGATGAAGGAAAACAAATTGTTGAGAGGAACACTACGGAATCAAGCAAAGATCGCACCTCTTATCCTGCAATACGAAAAAAGTTATGATGATCAAGAATCGCTGTCTTCGGGGCTTGATTCGGGTAATGTAGAATCTGCAGAGAATTCTCGGGATAAGGCCACAGAGACTACATTAGAAAATTTTGAG GTGGAAAAGGCAAACACGAGTTCTTCTTCCCTTGATGAGAGTGGGACGGGGTTGTCCAGTTTGGCTGACGAAAGCACAAGTTCAGTTCTCGACATGGAGGCTGAGAGCTTGGTTTCGAAACATAGATCTCGAAAAGTGTATCTAGTCATGGCAACTCTTGTTGTGTTGGTACCCAGTTTGGCGGCGCTTTTGTTCCATGAATGA
- the LOC121768874 gene encoding ubiquitin carboxyl-terminal hydrolase 15-like, whose product MLEPRETDIPALFLVFVLLPLVTYFILGKCSETSRRKERISLIASGAAEEALQVGRMAVGSIMAAVHMPNSVIHQCARCFGPAGTRCSQCKSVWYCSGRCQIVHWRNVHKLECQQLGKDCLRSSLKCGAEELSRARVLFGETTEQCASQYKVPLPSINGASSKDFVLHPQTALAPPTTSGMGLRVSEKSIINQRSEVIGTFHTGQIDYSKTGGGGEVCGSSFTLPIFSQPSEDPYLREGNFSLSECHANGPRAPKDGADRVEIECGNALDGGIVNSSTVAISGTKTRETQAQMTLRQDKYPSQRRIPCTDETKGLNCSSERTTMKRSCKSKVVSHSNGIEQLKYQKSRMTVSKEQLSSDAEPKTQTARESGATTTKDNFPLQENNRVAKMDLTRTKGMKKSTKVDNHQQLEDSTTKKTKVKMIFPYEEFVKCFQYETFNVSPRGLLNCGNSCYANAVLQCLTFTKPLIIYLLHQTHSRAGCAKDWCLTCELERLVMMLRQNGGPLLPVNILMYIRSLNAQIGDGSQEDAHEFLRLLVASMQTISLEGFGGEKAVDPRLQDTTFIQHTFGGSLRSKVKCLRCQHESERYENMMDLTLEIFGWVKSLEDALTQYTSSEDLDGDNMYRCARCATYVHAQKQLHIKEAPNILTIVLKRFQEGNYGKINKCITFPEMLDMIPFMTGTDDIPPLYMLYAVVVHLDTSNASFSGHYISYVKDLQGNWFRVDDTEVQPVELSHVMSEGAYILFYMRSYPRPARSGKSSQHQAACNGLSKGPPNNLVGREANGDSSKGVLIREIRSRASSLNNYMEFSDATSSDWSVFTSSDDSSFTTESTRDSVDHGDVVFSSIFQSMYPVDLPSRRTVSCSMFPGSNALSSVNYGSEEWKGGVPQTSSADCRIW is encoded by the exons ATGCTTGAGCCAAGGGAAACCGATATACCGGCTTTGTTTCTCGTCTTTGTTCTCCTTCCCCTGGTTACCTATTTCATACTAGGAAAATGTAGTGAGACATCCAGAAGAAAGGAGAGGATAAGTTTGATTGCTAGTGGAGCAGCTGAGGAAGCTCTGCAAGTCGGCCGTATGGCTGTTGGTAGTATTATGGCTGCAGTACATATGCCAAACAGTGTGATTCATCAATGTGCAAGATGCTTCGGCCCAGCTGGGACCCGTTGCTCACAATGCAAGTCTGTTTGGTATTG TTCTGGAAGGTGTCAGATCGTTCATTGGAGGAATGTTCACAAGCTTGAGTGCCAGCAATTGGGAAAAGACTGTCTTAGATCATCCCTTAAGTGTGGTGCGGAGGAATTATCTCGTGCGAGGGTGTTGTTTGGTGAAACTACCGAACAATGTGCCTCCCAATACAAAGTCCCGCTTCCTAGCATTAATGGTGCCTCTTCAAAGGACTTTGTGCTGCATCCTCAAACCGCACTGGCTCCTCCAACTACTTCAGGCATGGGACTAAGAGTATCTGAGAAATCTATCATTAATCAACGATCTGAAGTAATTGGCACGTTTCATACTGGCCAGATAGACTACTCGAAAACAGGAGGCGGCGGGGAAGTCTGTGGCAGTAGTTTCACTCTCCCTATTTTTTCTCAGCCATCAGAAGATCCTTAT CTGAGAGAAGGTAACTTTTCCCTCTCAGAATGTCATGCTAACGGTCCCCGTGCACCCAAGGATGGAGCTGATAGGGTAGAAATAGAATGTGGAAATGCATTAGATGGTGGGATAGTGAACTCGTCAACCGTAGCAATTAGTGGCACAAAGACTCGTGAGACTCAAGCTCAAATGACCTTGAGACAAGATAAATACCCATCTCAGAGAAGGATCCCCTGCACTGATGAGACCAAAGGCTTGAATTGCTCTTCTGAAAGGACTACAATGAAAAGGAGTTGCAAATCTAAAGTAGTTTCACATTCTAACGGAATCGAGCAGCTTAAATATCAGAAATCAAGAATGACTGTATCGAAAGAACAACTGTCTTCAGATGCAGAACCAAAAACTCAAACTGCAAGGGAGTCAG GAGCTACCACTACAAAGGACAACTTCCCCTTGCAGGAAAATAACCGGGTAGCAAAAATGGATTTGACGAGGACAAAGGGTATGAAGAAGTCAACAAAAGTTGACAATCATCAACAATTAGAAGATAGTACGACTAAGAAAACAAAAGTTAAG ATGATTTTCCCCTATGAAGAATTTGTGAAGTGCTTTCAGTATGAAACGTTCAACGTGAGTCCTAGAGGACTTCTAAATTGTGGGAATAG CTGTTATGCGAATGCTGTATTGCAGTGTCTAACATTCACAAAGCCACTTATCATTTACCTTCTTCATCAAACACATTCCAGAGCAG GATGTGCCAAAGATTGGTGTCTCACCTGTGAGCTTGAGCGGCTCGTAATGATGCTGAGACAAAATGGGGGTCCTCTATTGCCCGTAAATATTCTTATGTATATTAGAAGTCTTAATGCCCAGATTGGTGATGGAAGTCAGGAAGACGCTCATGAATTTTTAAG GCTTCTCGTGGCCTCGATGCAAACAATAAGTCTCGAGGGCTTTGGTGGAGAAAAGGCGGTTGATCCCCGGTTGCAGGATACAACTTTCATACAACATACATTTGGTGGAAGTCTCAGATCGAAG GTAAAATGTTTGAGATGTCAACATGAATCTGAGAGGTACGAGAATATGATGGATCTTACGCTGGAGATATTTGGTTGGGTCAAGTCGTTGGAGGATGCACTAACGCAGTATACCAGCTCAGAAGATCTTGATGGGGACAATATGTATAGATGTGCAAG gtGTGCTACGTACGTTCACGCTCAGAAGCAACTACACATAAAAGAGGCTCCAAATATCCTCACTATAGTATTGAAGAGATTTCAG gaaGGGAACTATGGCAAGATAAATAAGTGCATAACTTTTCCTGAAATGCTGGATATGATTCCATTCATGACCGGCACGGATGACATTCCTCCACTCTACATGCTCTATGCCGTCGTTGTCCACCTGGACACATCCAACGCATCGTTCTCTGGTCACTACATCTCGTACGTGAAAGATCTGCAGGGTAACTGGTTCAGGGTTGACGACACTGAG GTTCAACCAGTCGAACTGAGTCATGTCATGTCTGAAGGAGCATATATTCTGTTCTACATGAG ATCGTATCCGCGCCCTGCTAGAAGTGGCAAGTCCAGCCAGCACCAGGCGGCTTGCAATGGCCTGTCGAAGGGCCCACCAAACAACCTCGTTGGAAGGGAGGCAAATGGGGATAGCAGCAAGGGGGTTCTGATAAGAGAAATCAGAAGCAGGGCGTCGAGTCTGAATAACTACATGGAGTTCTCAGATGCTACGTCGAGCGACTGGTCCGTGTTCACGAGCTCCGACGACTCGTCGTTCACAACGGAGAGCACAAGGGACTCGGTAGACCACGGGGACGTGGTGTTCTCATCCATCTTCCAGTCAATGTACCCAGTGGATTTGCCATCGAGGAGGACCGTCTCGTGCAGCATGTTCCCGGGCAGCAATGCCCTTTCAAGTGTAAATTATGGTAGTGAGGAGTGGAAAGGAGGAGTGCCTCAAACTTCTTCTGCTGATTGTAGGATATGGTGA
- the LOC121769156 gene encoding ASC1-like protein — protein sequence MGFLEIASSMDWEHESYPQYEDFIGLPLFAVFFPILRFLLDRFVFEWVGRRLVFGKGMEVVENESNERKKKIRKFKESAWKCVYFLSAEILALSVTYNEPWFTKTKHFWEGPGNQTWPKQKYKLKLKGLYMYTGGFYVYSIFALILWEMRRSDFWVSMGHHVVSSTLIILSYILRFGRVGSMVLALHDATDVFLEIGKMSKYSGAEALASCSFVMFVLLWIILRLIYYPFWILWSTSYELIEYLDKETLRVEGPIYYYVFNTLLFYLLVLHVYWWVLMFRMLVAQIKAGGAVSDDVRSDSEDEDPHED from the exons ATGGGTTTTCTTGAAATTGCGAGTTCCATGGACTGGGAGCACGAATCCTACCCTCAATATGAAGACTTCATCGGTCTCCCTCTTTTTGCTGTCTTTTTCCCAATTCTGAGGTTTTTACTGGACAGATTTGTATTTGAG TGGGTGGGCAGACGATTGGTATTTGGGAAGGGAATGGAAGTGGTGGAAAACGAAAGCAATGAGCGAAAAAAGAAGATACGGAAGTTCAAGGAGTCAGCATGGAAATGTGTATATTTTCTTTCAGCTGAGATCTTGGCACTTTCTGTGACCTACAACGAGCCGTGGTTCACAAAGACAAAGCACTTTTGGGAAGGACCCGGAAATCAGACCTGGCCCAAACAAAAGTATAA GTTGAAATTGAAAGGCCTTTATATGTACACTGGCGGCTTCTATGTTTACTCTATATTCGCTTTGATACTTTGGGAGATGCGACGCTCTGATTTTTGGGTTTCTATGGGTCACCATGTCGTATCCTCCACACTCATCATATTATCTTATATATTGAG GTTTGGGCGAGTTGGTTCGATGGTTTTAGCTCTTCATGATGCCACCGATGTTTTCTTGGAAATAGGCAAGATGTCCAAATACAGTGGTGCAGAAGCACTAGCAAGCTGCTCGTTCGTTATGTTTGTCCTTCTCTGGATCATTCTTCGTCTCATTTACTATCCCTTCTGGATTCTGTGGAGCACAAG TTATGAACTTATCGAGTACTTAGATAAGGAGACTCTAAGAGTGGAAGGGCCAATCTATTACTACGTCTTCAATACGCTTCTTTTCTACCTTCTCGTCCTTCATGTCTACTGGTGGGTTCTGATGTTTCGGATGCTGGTCGCCCAAATCAAAGCAGGCGGTGCAGTGAGCGATGATGTTCGATCTG ATTCGGAGGATGAAGATCCACACGAGGACTGA